The Flavobacterium psychrophilum genome includes a region encoding these proteins:
- a CDS encoding 3,4-dihydroxy-2-butanone 4-phosphate synthase, translated as MSAIEIKLNTIEEAIEDIRNGKVVVVVDDEDRENEGDFIAAAEKVTPGMINFMATHGRGLICAPLTEARCKDLDLHMMVTNNTVLHETAFTVSVDLIGHGCTTGISVHDRAKTIKALVDDTTKPEDLGRPGHIFPLKAKQGGVLRRTGHTEAAIDLARLAGFKPAGILVEILNEDGSMARLPELYEVAKKFDLKLISIEDLVAYRMQHDSLIQKKEDFEIETRFGTFRLRAYVQTTNKQVHFALTKGSWNIGEPVLTRINSTQVNSDILGTLTNDADRKLDNMFRRINEEGKGAILFINQEVQPSELLTRIKELKELQSEGITKAPQVKMDDRDFGIGAQILHDIDICKIRLLTNSGQTKRVGMIGYGLEITEYTEF; from the coding sequence ATGTCAGCTATCGAGATAAAACTTAATACAATAGAAGAAGCTATAGAAGACATCCGCAATGGTAAAGTTGTGGTTGTTGTTGATGATGAAGATCGTGAGAATGAAGGAGATTTTATTGCAGCAGCAGAAAAAGTTACTCCCGGGATGATCAACTTTATGGCTACTCACGGACGTGGACTTATATGTGCACCTTTAACAGAGGCGCGTTGTAAAGACCTTGACCTTCACATGATGGTTACTAACAATACTGTATTGCATGAGACTGCATTTACAGTGTCTGTTGACCTTATAGGGCATGGATGTACTACAGGTATATCTGTACACGACAGAGCAAAAACTATTAAGGCTTTAGTGGATGACACTACAAAGCCGGAAGATTTAGGGCGTCCTGGTCATATATTCCCTCTAAAGGCAAAACAAGGTGGTGTGTTACGCAGAACAGGCCATACAGAAGCTGCTATTGACCTTGCAAGGCTTGCGGGATTTAAACCTGCCGGAATACTTGTAGAAATTTTAAATGAAGACGGTTCTATGGCGCGTTTGCCGGAACTTTACGAAGTTGCTAAAAAATTCGACCTTAAACTTATTTCTATAGAAGACCTTGTTGCATACAGGATGCAGCACGACAGCCTTATACAGAAAAAAGAAGATTTTGAAATAGAAACCCGCTTTGGTACATTCCGTTTAAGAGCTTATGTTCAGACGACAAATAAACAGGTTCATTTTGCACTTACAAAAGGTAGCTGGAATATTGGCGAGCCTGTATTAACTAGAATTAATTCGACACAGGTTAACAGTGATATTTTAGGTACGTTAACCAATGATGCCGACAGAAAGCTTGATAATATGTTCCGTCGTATAAATGAAGAAGGAAAAGGCGCTATCTTATTTATCAATCAGGAAGTACAGCCTTCGGAATTATTAACACGCATAAAAGAATTAAAAGAGTTACAGTCTGAAGGAATAACCAAAGCTCCCCAGGTAAAAATGGACGACAGGGATTTTGGTATTGGTGCGCAGATTTTACACGATATAGACATTTGTAAAATTCGCTTGCTTACAAATTCCGGTCAGACAAAACGTGTTGGAATGATCGGTTACGGCCTTGAAATAACAGAATACACTGAATTTTAG